One Pseudomonas fluorescens genomic region harbors:
- a CDS encoding DUF2242 domain-containing protein, which produces MLISTPMRVFGLALLLAAVAGCSKDKPMYEHENFDDSGTFSRNYPVTDVTSCEAARRALLSQGYIITSSDPKLVSGHKSFQQTGDTHMEISFNVVCADDGSAGHHATMFANALQDRYALKKTNNSASLGVGVLGSVSMPIGSSDDSMVKVASETVTAQKFYERFFTLVEQFLPADAKKAAHIEEKPKADLGMPEVKAAPAALAPAATPTSEPAATPAPAAEPAPAPAEAAPVTSEPVVPPAESAPITPAPAPVAEPAPATETETITPPANPDIPPPTEPIPAMPASGQ; this is translated from the coding sequence ATGTTGATTTCCACTCCCATGCGTGTTTTCGGGTTGGCGTTGTTGTTGGCTGCTGTTGCCGGCTGTTCGAAGGACAAGCCGATGTATGAGCATGAGAACTTCGATGATTCCGGCACGTTCTCGCGTAATTATCCCGTCACTGACGTGACCAGCTGCGAGGCGGCCCGTCGGGCGCTGCTCAGTCAGGGCTATATCATTACCAGCAGCGACCCGAAACTGGTCAGCGGCCACAAGAGTTTCCAGCAAACCGGCGATACCCATATGGAGATCAGCTTCAATGTGGTCTGCGCCGATGACGGTAGCGCCGGGCACCATGCCACGATGTTTGCCAACGCTTTGCAGGATCGTTATGCGCTGAAGAAAACCAACAACTCTGCCAGCCTCGGTGTGGGTGTGTTGGGCTCGGTGTCGATGCCGATCGGTTCATCGGACGATTCGATGGTCAAGGTCGCCAGCGAAACGGTGACTGCGCAGAAGTTCTACGAGCGGTTCTTTACGCTGGTGGAGCAGTTCCTGCCGGCCGATGCGAAGAAGGCGGCGCATATCGAAGAGAAGCCGAAAGCGGATCTGGGCATGCCTGAAGTCAAAGCTGCGCCGGCTGCATTGGCTCCAGCCGCAACCCCGACATCGGAGCCCGCGGCGACGCCTGCGCCTGCAGCGGAACCGGCGCCCGCGCCGGCAGAAGCTGCGCCAGTTACCTCGGAGCCAGTGGTGCCGCCAGCCGAGTCCGCGCCGATCACGCCGGCGCCTGCACCCGTTGCGGAACCTGCACCGGCCACCGAAACGGAAACCATCACGCCGCCCGCCAATCCGGATATCCCGCCGCCGACCGAGCCGATTCCGGCAATGCCGGCTTCAGGCCAGTAA
- a CDS encoding SurA N-terminal domain-containing protein: MLQNIRDNSQGWIAKTIIGVIVALMALTGFDAIFQATTHKNEAAKVNGDEISQNELSQAVDMQRRQLMQQLGKDFDASLLDEKMLRDSALKGLIDRKLLLQGAEQAKFSFSEAALDQVILQTPEFQVDGKFSSERFDQVIRQLGYSRMQFRQMLAQEMLIGQLRAGVAGSGFVTDAEVQAFARLEKQTRDFATLNVKADPAAVKLTDEEVKAYYDEHAKEFMTPDQVVIDYLELKKSSFFDQVAVKDEDLQAAYQKEIANLSEQRRAAHILIEVNDKTTEAQAKAKIDEVQARLAKGEKFEALAKEFSQDPGSANNGGDLGYAGPGVYDPAFEKALYALSKDQVSEPIRTDFGYHLIKLLGVEAPEVPTLASLKDKLTRELKAAQVEQRFVEATKQLEDSAFEASDLAQPAADLKLTVHTSKPFGREGGEGVAANRAVVTAAFSTEVIDEGANSTAIELDPETVIVLRAKEHLKPAQLPLENVDAAIRAQLTKEHASAAAKTKAEKLIADLREGKAPQDKAVDGQSWKATEAATRAQEGVEPAVLQALFRMPKPAAKDKPTFTSVTLPDGSLMIVRLNGVNEAAAPTEEEKAQYRRFLASREGQQDFAAYRKQLEAEAKIERF; encoded by the coding sequence ATGCTGCAGAATATCAGGGACAATTCACAAGGCTGGATTGCCAAGACCATTATCGGGGTCATCGTTGCACTGATGGCCTTGACCGGTTTCGACGCCATTTTCCAGGCCACGACTCACAAGAATGAGGCGGCCAAGGTTAACGGTGACGAGATCAGCCAGAACGAACTGAGCCAGGCCGTTGATATGCAACGCCGTCAGCTGATGCAACAACTGGGCAAGGATTTTGATGCTTCCTTGCTCGATGAAAAAATGCTGCGCGATTCGGCCCTCAAGGGTCTGATTGATCGCAAGCTGCTGTTGCAGGGCGCTGAACAGGCCAAGTTCTCTTTCTCCGAAGCCGCGCTGGATCAGGTGATCCTGCAGACGCCTGAATTCCAGGTGGACGGCAAGTTCAGCTCCGAGCGCTTCGACCAGGTAATCCGTCAGCTGGGTTACAGCCGTATGCAGTTCCGCCAGATGCTGGCTCAGGAAATGCTGATCGGCCAACTGCGCGCCGGTGTGGCGGGTAGCGGCTTCGTCACCGATGCCGAAGTGCAGGCATTCGCCCGTCTGGAAAAGCAGACCCGCGACTTCGCGACCCTGAATGTCAAAGCTGATCCTGCGGCGGTCAAGCTGACCGACGAAGAGGTCAAGGCTTACTACGACGAACATGCCAAGGAATTCATGACCCCGGATCAAGTGGTCATCGATTACCTGGAGCTGAAGAAGTCGTCGTTTTTCGATCAGGTTGCCGTCAAGGACGAAGACCTGCAGGCGGCGTATCAGAAAGAGATCGCCAACCTGTCGGAACAGCGTCGTGCCGCGCACATCCTGATCGAAGTGAACGACAAGACCACCGAAGCTCAGGCCAAGGCGAAGATCGACGAAGTCCAGGCGCGTCTGGCCAAGGGCGAGAAATTCGAAGCGCTGGCTAAAGAATTCTCGCAAGATCCGGGCTCGGCCAACAATGGCGGTGACCTCGGTTACGCAGGTCCTGGGGTTTACGATCCAGCGTTCGAAAAAGCCTTGTACGCCTTGTCCAAAGACCAGGTGTCCGAGCCGATTCGCACCGACTTCGGTTACCACCTGATCAAGCTGCTGGGCGTCGAAGCGCCTGAAGTGCCGACGCTGGCCAGTCTGAAAGACAAGCTGACCCGCGAGCTGAAGGCCGCGCAGGTCGAGCAGCGTTTCGTCGAAGCGACCAAGCAACTGGAAGACTCCGCGTTCGAAGCATCCGACCTGGCCCAGCCTGCGGCGGACCTGAAACTGACCGTGCACACCTCCAAGCCGTTTGGTCGTGAAGGTGGCGAAGGCGTTGCGGCCAACCGCGCCGTGGTGACCGCAGCATTCAGCACTGAAGTGATTGATGAGGGTGCCAACAGCACGGCCATCGAGCTGGATCCGGAAACCGTGATCGTATTGCGCGCCAAGGAACATCTAAAGCCTGCGCAACTGCCTCTGGAAAATGTGGATGCGGCCATCCGCGCGCAACTGACCAAGGAGCATGCCAGCGCTGCTGCCAAGACCAAGGCCGAGAAGCTGATCGCTGATTTGCGTGAAGGCAAGGCGCCGCAGGACAAGGCGGTTGATGGTCAGAGCTGGAAGGCGACCGAAGCGGCCACTCGTGCGCAGGAAGGCGTGGAGCCGGCGGTGCTGCAAGCGTTGTTCCGCATGCCGAAGCCGGCTGCGAAGGACAAGCCGACGTTCACTAGCGTGACATTGCCGGACGGCAGTCTGATGATTGTGCGCCTCAATGGTGTCAATGAGGCAGCGGCGCCGACTGAGGAAGAGAAGGCGCAATATCGTCGGTTCCTGGCTTCCCGTGAGGGGCAGCAGGATTTTGCGGCGTATCGTAAGCAGTTGGAGGCTGAGGCGAAGATCGAGCGGTTTTGA
- a CDS encoding HU family DNA-binding protein, with the protein MNKSELIDAIAASADIPKAAAGRALDAVIESVTGALKAGDSVVLVGFGTFSVTDRPARTGRNPQTGKTLEIPAAKKPGFKAGKALKEAVN; encoded by the coding sequence GTGAACAAGTCGGAACTGATTGATGCTATCGCTGCATCCGCTGATATCCCGAAAGCTGCTGCTGGCCGTGCGCTGGACGCTGTAATCGAATCCGTCACTGGCGCTCTCAAGGCTGGCGACTCCGTTGTTCTGGTGGGTTTCGGTACTTTCTCCGTGACTGACCGTCCGGCTCGTACCGGTCGTAACCCTCAGACCGGCAAGACTCTGGAAATCCCGGCTGCCAAGAAGCCAGGTTTCAAAGCCGGTAAAGCACTGAAAGAAGCTGTTAACTAA
- the lon gene encoding endopeptidase La, giving the protein MKTTIELPLLPLRDVVVYPHMVIPLFVGREKSIEALEAAMTGDKQILLLAQRNPADDDPGEDALYRVGTIATVLQLLKLPDGTVKVLVEGEQRGTVERFSEVDGHCRAEVSLIEEVDAAERESEVFVRTLLSQFEQYVQLGKKVPAEVLSSLNSIDEPGRLVDTMAAHMALKIEQKQEILEIIDLSARVEHVLALLDAEIDLLQVEKRIRGRVKKQMERSQREYYLNEQMKAIQKELGDGDEGHNEIEELKKRIDAAGLPKDALTKATAELNKLKQMSPMSAEATVVRSYIDWLVQVPWKAQSKVRLDLARAEDILDADHYGLEEVKERILEYLAVQKRVKKIRGPVLCLVGPPGVGKTSLAESIAHATNRKFVRMALGGVRDEAEIRGHRRTYIGSMPGRLIQKMTKVGVRNPLFLLDEIDKMGSDMRGDPASALLEVLDPEQNHNFNDHYLEVDYDLSDVMFLCTSNSMNIPPALLDRMEVIRLPGYTEDEKINIAVKYLSPKQIAANGLKKGELEFDEEAIRDIIRYYTREAGVRGLERQIAKVCRKAVKEHALEKRFSVKVTADLLEHFLGVRKFRYGLAEQQDQIGQVTGLAWTQVGGELLTIEAAVVPGKGQLIKTGSLGDVMVESITAALTVVRSRAKSLGIPLDFHEKRDTHIHMPEGATPKDGPSAGVGMCTALVSALTGIPVRADVAMTGEITLRGQVLAIGGLKEKLLAAHRGGIKIVIIPEENVRDLKEIPDNIKQDLQIKPVKWIDEVLQIALQYAPEPLPDVAPEIVAKDEKRESDSKERISTH; this is encoded by the coding sequence ATGAAGACAACCATCGAATTGCCTCTCCTGCCATTGCGTGATGTCGTGGTTTATCCGCACATGGTTATCCCGCTGTTCGTGGGGCGCGAGAAATCCATCGAAGCCCTCGAGGCCGCGATGACGGGGGACAAGCAGATCCTGCTGCTGGCCCAAAGAAACCCGGCCGATGATGATCCCGGTGAAGACGCTCTCTATCGCGTAGGTACGATCGCTACTGTCCTGCAGCTCCTGAAATTGCCTGATGGCACCGTCAAGGTTCTGGTCGAGGGTGAGCAACGCGGCACCGTTGAGCGCTTCAGCGAAGTCGATGGGCACTGCCGTGCCGAAGTATCCCTGATCGAAGAAGTCGACGCTGCCGAGCGCGAATCCGAAGTGTTCGTGCGCACGCTGCTTTCGCAGTTCGAGCAATATGTGCAGTTGGGCAAGAAAGTCCCGGCTGAAGTCCTGTCGTCACTCAACAGCATCGATGAGCCGGGTCGTCTGGTCGACACCATGGCGGCGCACATGGCGCTGAAAATCGAGCAGAAGCAGGAAATTCTCGAAATCATCGATTTGTCGGCCCGGGTCGAGCATGTTCTCGCGCTGCTGGATGCCGAGATCGATCTGCTGCAAGTCGAAAAGCGCATTCGCGGTCGCGTCAAAAAGCAAATGGAACGCAGCCAGCGCGAGTACTACCTGAATGAGCAGATGAAGGCCATTCAGAAAGAGCTCGGCGACGGTGATGAAGGTCACAATGAAATCGAAGAGCTGAAAAAGCGTATCGATGCAGCCGGTCTGCCCAAAGACGCCCTGACCAAAGCCACTGCCGAGCTGAACAAGCTCAAGCAGATGTCGCCAATGTCGGCTGAAGCCACCGTGGTCCGTTCGTACATCGACTGGCTGGTGCAAGTGCCGTGGAAGGCGCAAAGCAAGGTGCGCCTGGATCTGGCCCGCGCTGAAGACATTCTCGATGCCGATCACTACGGTCTCGAAGAGGTCAAGGAACGCATCCTTGAATACCTCGCCGTGCAAAAACGTGTGAAGAAAATTCGCGGCCCAGTGCTGTGTCTGGTCGGCCCTCCTGGCGTTGGTAAAACCTCGCTGGCGGAGTCGATCGCCCACGCGACCAACCGCAAATTCGTGCGTATGGCCTTGGGTGGCGTGCGTGACGAAGCGGAAATTCGCGGTCATCGCCGGACTTACATCGGTTCGATGCCGGGAAGATTGATTCAAAAAATGACAAAGGTGGGCGTGCGCAACCCGCTGTTCCTGCTCGATGAAATCGACAAAATGGGCAGCGACATGCGTGGCGATCCGGCATCGGCGTTGCTGGAAGTGCTCGATCCGGAGCAAAACCACAACTTCAACGATCACTATCTGGAAGTCGATTATGATCTTTCCGATGTGATGTTCCTGTGCACCTCGAACTCGATGAACATCCCGCCAGCACTGCTGGACCGGATGGAAGTGATCCGTCTGCCGGGTTACACCGAAGACGAGAAAATCAACATTGCCGTCAAATACCTCTCGCCGAAGCAGATCGCCGCCAATGGCCTGAAAAAGGGCGAACTGGAATTCGACGAGGAAGCGATCCGCGACATCATTCGTTACTACACCCGTGAAGCCGGTGTGCGTGGCCTCGAACGTCAGATCGCCAAGGTCTGCCGCAAAGCGGTGAAAGAGCATGCTCTGGAAAAACGCTTCTCGGTGAAAGTGACAGCTGATCTGCTCGAGCATTTCTTGGGCGTGCGCAAATTCCGTTACGGTCTGGCCGAGCAGCAGGATCAGATCGGTCAGGTCACCGGCCTTGCGTGGACTCAGGTGGGTGGCGAATTGCTGACCATCGAAGCCGCTGTGGTACCGGGCAAAGGTCAGTTGATCAAGACCGGTTCCCTGGGCGACGTAATGGTCGAATCGATCACTGCCGCACTCACCGTAGTGCGCAGCCGTGCGAAAAGCCTCGGGATCCCGCTGGACTTCCATGAGAAGCGCGACACCCATATTCACATGCCGGAAGGGGCGACGCCGAAAGACGGTCCTAGCGCCGGTGTAGGCATGTGCACGGCGCTGGTCTCCGCATTGACCGGCATTCCGGTGCGTGCCGATGTAGCCATGACCGGTGAAATAACTTTGCGCGGCCAGGTACTGGCGATTGGCGGCCTGAAAGAGAAACTGCTGGCGGCACATCGCGGCGGAATCAAGATTGTGATTATTCCGGAAGAGAACGTTCGCGATTTGAAGGAGATTCCTGACAATATCAAGCAGGATCTGCAGATCAAACCGGTTAAATGGATTGACGAGGTCCTGCAAATTGCGCTGCAATACGCGCCGGAGCCCTTGCCGGATGTGGCTCCGGAGATAGTCGCGAAGGACGAAAAGCGCGAGTCTGACTCTAAGGAAAGAATTAGCACGCATTAA